From Pedobacter indicus, a single genomic window includes:
- the ffh gene encoding signal recognition particle protein yields MFENLQDKLDRAFKVLKGQGSISEINVAETVKEIRKALLDADVNYKTAKAFTDEVREKALGQNVLSSVSPGQLLTKIMNDELAKLMGGSVTELELKGNPTIILIAGLNGAGKTTFSGKLANFLKTKKGKKPLLVAGDVYRPAAIDQLQVLGEQIGVPVYANLESKDPIAIAEEGVAEAKRNGNSVVIIDTAGRLAVDEALMNEISAVRDATQPHEILFVVDSMTGQDAVNTAKIFNDRLDYTGVVLTKLDGDTRGGAALSIKSVVNKPIKFIGTGEKMEALDVFHPDRMASRILGMGDVISLVERAQQQFDEKKAAELQKKIRKNKFDFNDFISQIQQIKKMGNMKDLMGMIPGAGKALKDVEIEDDAFKPIEAIIHSMTPYERENPDIINQSRRQRIAKGSGTDLQEVNKLMKQFNDMRKVMKQFSNPAAAAKLMKNMPKMPFGK; encoded by the coding sequence ATGTTTGAGAATTTACAGGACAAGTTAGATAGAGCATTTAAAGTTCTAAAAGGTCAAGGTAGTATTTCTGAAATCAATGTTGCTGAGACTGTCAAGGAAATTCGTAAGGCCTTATTAGATGCGGATGTAAACTATAAAACAGCGAAAGCTTTTACGGATGAGGTAAGGGAAAAGGCCTTGGGGCAAAATGTGCTATCTAGTGTTTCTCCAGGTCAGCTATTGACTAAGATCATGAACGATGAACTTGCCAAGCTGATGGGGGGATCGGTAACAGAGCTGGAGCTGAAGGGGAACCCAACAATTATCCTGATTGCAGGTCTAAACGGTGCTGGTAAGACCACATTTTCAGGTAAACTTGCTAACTTCTTAAAAACAAAAAAGGGTAAAAAGCCTTTATTGGTGGCTGGAGACGTTTATCGTCCAGCAGCCATTGATCAGTTACAGGTTCTTGGAGAGCAGATAGGAGTTCCTGTTTATGCTAATCTTGAATCCAAAGACCCCATTGCCATTGCCGAAGAGGGGGTAGCGGAAGCTAAACGCAATGGGAATAGTGTTGTTATTATCGATACAGCGGGTCGCTTAGCAGTCGATGAAGCCCTGATGAATGAAATTTCTGCCGTTAGGGATGCAACGCAACCACATGAAATCCTTTTTGTCGTTGACTCGATGACTGGTCAGGACGCAGTTAATACAGCCAAGATATTTAATGACCGGTTGGATTATACGGGGGTTGTATTGACGAAGCTTGACGGTGATACGCGTGGTGGTGCTGCGCTGTCTATTAAGTCGGTTGTTAACAAACCCATCAAATTCATCGGAACGGGGGAAAAGATGGAAGCACTCGATGTGTTCCACCCGGATCGGATGGCGTCCAGAATTTTAGGGATGGGTGACGTTATCTCTTTAGTAGAACGCGCTCAACAGCAATTTGATGAGAAAAAGGCTGCCGAACTTCAAAAGAAAATACGCAAAAATAAGTTCGATTTCAATGACTTTATCAGTCAGATCCAACAAATTAAAAAGATGGGTAATATGAAGGATCTGATGGGGATGATCCCAGGAGCTGGTAAAGCGTTGAAAGATGTGGAGATTGAAGATGATGCCTTTAAGCCGATCGAGGCGATTATTCATTCGATGACACCTTATGAACGTGAAAACCCTGATATTATCAATCAGTCTCGTCGTCAGCGGATTGCAAAAGGGTCGGGTACTGATTTGCAAGAAGTGAACAAGTTGATGAAGCAGTTCAATGATATGAGGAAAGTAATGAAACAGTTCTCAAATCCGGCAGCAGCTGCGAAGCTGATGAAGAATATGCCTAAAATGCCATTTGGTAAATAA
- a CDS encoding YifB family Mg chelatase-like AAA ATPase, with product MLVKTHASSVYGIESTTVTVEVKVTAGTKYYIVGLPDNAIKESLQRIESAIQSANFRMPRQKIVVNLAPADIRKEGSAYDLAIAMGILGASGQIQIDRLSKYIILGELSLDGGVQRIKGALPIAIQARHEGYDGVILPKDNAREAAIVDGLKVYGVENISEVISFIDGKMEIEETIVDTRAEFHDHINNYEFDFSDVSGQLNIKRALEIAAAGGHNVILIGPPGSGKTMLAKRLPTILPPLSLRESLETTKIHSVAGYLSASDSLMTVRPFRDPHHSISDAALVGGGANPQPGEISLAHNGVLFLDELPEFKRSVLEVMRQPLEERKITISRAKLTVDYPASFMLVAAMNPCPCGYYNHPHKDCICPPGVVQKYLSRVSGPLLDRIDLHIEVTPVNYQELSNGVRGENSHAVRERVIKARNAQAERFSKRNKDKDFAEIHSNAQMRVKMVREVCQISDEGKRLLQSAMERLSLSARAYDRILKVARTIADLDGSIDISTEHLAEAIQYRSLDRENWSG from the coding sequence ATGCTTGTGAAAACACATGCTAGTTCCGTCTATGGGATCGAGTCAACGACAGTTACCGTCGAAGTGAAGGTAACTGCTGGAACTAAGTATTATATCGTTGGGTTGCCGGACAATGCTATCAAGGAGAGTCTTCAACGAATCGAAAGTGCTATCCAGTCAGCTAATTTCCGAATGCCAAGGCAGAAAATTGTGGTAAATCTTGCACCTGCTGATATCCGTAAAGAAGGGTCGGCCTACGACTTAGCAATCGCTATGGGTATTTTAGGCGCATCCGGACAGATCCAAATTGATCGGCTTTCAAAGTATATTATATTGGGTGAGCTTTCTTTGGACGGTGGCGTGCAGCGTATAAAAGGTGCGTTGCCTATTGCGATACAAGCTCGACATGAAGGTTATGATGGTGTGATTTTGCCTAAAGATAATGCGCGTGAAGCCGCTATTGTGGATGGCTTGAAGGTTTACGGAGTTGAGAATATCAGCGAAGTAATTTCCTTTATCGATGGTAAGATGGAAATTGAAGAAACGATCGTTGATACACGAGCTGAATTTCACGATCATATCAATAATTATGAATTTGACTTCTCAGATGTAAGCGGACAACTAAACATTAAAAGAGCATTGGAAATTGCCGCGGCTGGAGGACATAATGTTATCCTGATCGGTCCGCCAGGCTCGGGAAAAACGATGCTGGCGAAGCGACTGCCTACAATCCTGCCTCCGCTCTCGTTACGGGAGTCGCTTGAAACAACGAAGATCCATTCGGTTGCAGGATATTTGTCAGCTTCTGATTCGCTCATGACTGTCCGCCCGTTCCGGGATCCACATCATAGTATTAGTGATGCTGCACTTGTCGGGGGCGGGGCTAATCCACAACCCGGAGAGATATCACTGGCGCACAATGGAGTCTTATTTTTAGATGAACTGCCTGAGTTTAAACGATCTGTTCTTGAGGTAATGCGCCAACCCCTTGAAGAACGTAAAATAACGATTTCCAGAGCTAAATTAACGGTCGACTATCCTGCTAGTTTCATGTTAGTTGCAGCCATGAATCCATGTCCTTGCGGTTATTATAACCATCCTCATAAAGACTGCATTTGCCCACCTGGCGTGGTGCAAAAGTATTTGAGTCGGGTTTCAGGGCCTTTATTGGATCGTATTGATCTCCATATTGAAGTAACGCCCGTTAATTACCAAGAGTTGAGCAATGGGGTACGTGGAGAAAATAGCCACGCTGTTCGTGAACGAGTGATAAAAGCAAGAAACGCGCAGGCTGAGCGCTTTTCGAAAAGAAATAAGGATAAGGATTTTGCTGAGATTCACAGTAATGCCCAAATGAGGGTAAAAATGGTTAGAGAGGTTTGTCAGATTTCTGATGAAGGTAAAAGGTTGTTACAATCAGCGATGGAACGGTTAAGCTTATCTGCACGAGCTTACGATCGTATATTAAAGGTAGCCAGAACGATTGCCGACTTAGATGGCAGTATCGATATTTCAACAGAACATTTGGCGGAGGCGATTCAATATCGTTCTTTGGACAGAGAAAATTGGTCAGGATAG
- a CDS encoding aspartate-semialdehyde dehydrogenase, whose product MKIAVVGATGLVGSMILRVLEERNFPLDELIPVASERSKGKEIIFKGSKYKVVTPDEAIAMKPDIALFSAGGVTSTEYAPKFAEAGTTVVDNSSAWRMDPDKKLVVPEVNASVLSSDDKIIANPNCSTIQMVVVLKPLHEKYKIKRVVVSTYQSVTGTGVKAVDQLNNERSGIEGEKAYPYKIDLNVIPQIDVFMENGYTKEEMKMIQETNKIMGDDSIKVTATTVRIPVMGGHSESINIQFENEFDLKEVREILSKQEGIVVVDDPANLKYPMPLDAHDKDDILVGRIRRDETQDKTLNLWVVADNLRKGAATNAVQIAEYLLREKIVA is encoded by the coding sequence ATGAAAATTGCCGTAGTTGGAGCCACTGGCTTAGTCGGGTCCATGATCTTAAGAGTTCTGGAGGAAAGGAATTTTCCTCTCGATGAATTGATTCCTGTTGCTTCTGAAAGAAGCAAGGGTAAGGAAATCATATTCAAGGGCTCTAAATATAAGGTGGTTACACCTGACGAGGCAATTGCGATGAAACCTGATATCGCCCTTTTTTCAGCGGGTGGAGTAACTTCGACTGAATATGCTCCGAAATTTGCTGAAGCTGGTACTACCGTAGTTGATAATTCTTCCGCATGGCGTATGGACCCGGATAAGAAATTAGTCGTTCCTGAAGTCAATGCATCTGTTCTTAGTTCGGATGATAAGATCATTGCTAACCCCAATTGTTCAACCATTCAAATGGTCGTTGTTTTAAAGCCACTTCATGAAAAGTATAAAATCAAACGGGTTGTGGTCTCTACTTACCAATCAGTTACCGGAACAGGCGTTAAGGCGGTTGACCAGCTGAATAATGAGCGTTCTGGAATTGAGGGGGAAAAAGCCTATCCTTACAAAATAGACCTGAACGTGATTCCTCAGATTGATGTATTTATGGAAAATGGATACACCAAAGAGGAGATGAAGATGATACAGGAGACGAACAAGATTATGGGTGATGACTCGATCAAGGTGACAGCAACCACGGTGCGTATCCCGGTTATGGGTGGGCATTCAGAGTCGATTAACATTCAATTTGAAAATGAGTTTGATCTTAAAGAAGTTCGTGAGATCCTTTCAAAACAAGAGGGAATAGTTGTAGTTGATGATCCTGCCAATTTGAAATATCCGATGCCTTTGGACGCACACGATAAAGATGACATTCTTGTTGGACGGATTCGTCGTGACGAAACGCAAGATAAAACATTGAACCTTTGGGTTGTTGCTGACAACTTACGCAAAGGCGCTGCGACGAATGCTGTGCAAATTGCCGAGTATTTACTGAGAGAAAAAATCGTAGCCTAA
- a CDS encoding zinc-dependent metalloprotease, protein MKKFILYVGIAAFALFSNSAFVSAQKPTEKPSTTESDSTKKKNDKKEPKTFVNFMKDAEEGHKGLFNIYTQDEKYFFEIPDSIMNRDIIVVNRISRSGVDLRTGFSGYAGDQINENVIRYEKGPNNKVFMKKISYSERSKDSTQAMYTTVMNSNIQPIAASFDIVAFGPEKNSVIVDMTSFINDDNDIFFFSPRYKQVLRLGSIKKDMSYIDTVKSFPTNTEIRTVKTYGRTAPQGVSGPAAAAMSSGTATLELNTSMVLLPKVPMQGRYFDPRVGYFTVRYTDFDLNPQGIEHKALITRWRLEPKDEDIEKYKRGELVEPKKQIVFYIDPATPEKWVDHLIAGVNDWQAAFEEAGFKNAIVGKRAPTKEEDPEWSLEDARYSAIVYKPSSIPNASGPHVNDPRSGEILESHINWYHSVMTLLRNWYFIQASPNDPRARKMEFDDDLMGDLVRFVSSHEVGHTLGLRHNFGSSAAYPVDSLRNVQWVKEHGVAPSIMDYARFNYIAQPGDGLTGSDLYPKINYYDKWAIEWGYTLIPEAKDRDDEVAKLNQWILAKAGDPKYWFGTESNPDDPRSQSEDLGDDSMLASDYGIQNLQRIVPNLLDWTATANEGYDNLETLYGEVITQFNRYAGHVTKNIAGIYETPKTIEQEGAVYELVPAERQQRAMDFLNSQVFTTPAWLIDYDIYNRIGQNPIDRIGAVQQNVVNRLLSARTLDKLIKAEMQDQNAFGVSELFNGLEKGIWTDLKNSDIYRRNLQKAYVSNLIDLLSPPKERISNFGSVNLDPTESDITSVARGHLADLQRKIKSAASGKSISAYHFRDLEKRITSALEPKG, encoded by the coding sequence ATGAAGAAATTTATACTGTATGTGGGGATTGCAGCTTTTGCCCTGTTCTCAAACTCAGCATTTGTATCTGCTCAAAAGCCCACAGAAAAGCCAAGTACAACCGAATCTGATTCGACGAAGAAAAAAAACGATAAAAAAGAGCCGAAAACCTTTGTCAACTTTATGAAAGATGCAGAGGAAGGACATAAAGGTCTATTCAATATTTATACGCAAGACGAAAAATATTTTTTTGAGATCCCCGATAGCATCATGAACAGAGATATCATCGTTGTCAACCGCATATCAAGAAGTGGGGTTGATTTACGAACTGGGTTTTCAGGATATGCCGGCGATCAGATCAACGAAAATGTGATCCGATACGAAAAGGGCCCAAACAATAAAGTGTTCATGAAGAAAATATCTTATTCGGAGCGTTCAAAAGATAGTACGCAAGCGATGTATACAACGGTTATGAATTCGAATATTCAGCCGATCGCTGCATCCTTTGATATTGTAGCATTTGGACCTGAGAAAAATAGCGTCATCGTGGATATGACTTCTTTTATCAACGATGATAACGATATCTTCTTTTTTAGTCCGCGTTATAAGCAAGTATTGCGTCTGGGTTCAATAAAAAAAGACATGTCATACATTGATACGGTGAAGTCTTTTCCAACGAATACAGAGATAAGAACGGTAAAAACCTACGGTCGTACTGCCCCACAAGGTGTTTCAGGACCTGCCGCTGCTGCTATGTCAAGCGGAACAGCAACCTTAGAGCTTAACACATCGATGGTTCTTCTTCCAAAAGTTCCGATGCAAGGCAGGTATTTCGATCCTCGTGTTGGTTACTTCACCGTACGGTATACAGACTTCGATCTAAACCCACAGGGAATAGAACACAAGGCCTTAATAACCAGATGGCGCTTAGAACCAAAAGATGAGGATATAGAAAAATACAAACGTGGCGAACTGGTGGAGCCCAAAAAACAAATCGTTTTTTACATCGATCCGGCGACTCCCGAAAAATGGGTTGACCATTTAATCGCAGGAGTCAATGACTGGCAGGCAGCTTTTGAAGAAGCTGGTTTTAAGAATGCGATTGTAGGAAAGCGTGCGCCGACAAAAGAAGAAGACCCCGAATGGTCGCTCGAAGATGCGCGGTACTCGGCCATTGTATACAAACCCTCTTCCATACCCAATGCAAGTGGTCCGCATGTAAATGACCCACGTTCCGGTGAAATTTTAGAGAGCCATATCAACTGGTACCATAGCGTTATGACCCTTTTGAGAAATTGGTATTTTATTCAGGCTTCACCGAATGATCCCCGTGCCAGAAAGATGGAGTTTGATGATGACCTGATGGGAGACTTGGTACGCTTTGTTTCTTCACATGAAGTTGGTCACACACTTGGTCTGCGTCACAACTTCGGTTCCAGTGCCGCCTACCCGGTTGACAGTTTACGGAATGTTCAATGGGTAAAAGAACACGGGGTAGCGCCCTCCATTATGGACTATGCTCGCTTCAACTATATTGCCCAGCCTGGCGATGGACTCACAGGCTCCGACCTCTATCCGAAGATTAATTATTACGACAAATGGGCTATTGAATGGGGATACACGCTGATCCCTGAAGCGAAAGACCGGGATGATGAAGTGGCAAAACTTAATCAATGGATTTTAGCAAAAGCTGGCGACCCGAAATATTGGTTCGGAACTGAATCAAACCCTGACGATCCCCGTTCACAAAGCGAAGACCTGGGTGACGATTCTATGCTGGCAAGCGATTATGGCATACAGAACCTTCAACGGATTGTTCCTAATCTACTAGACTGGACAGCCACAGCTAACGAAGGTTATGATAATCTGGAGACACTTTATGGCGAAGTAATCACACAGTTTAATAGGTACGCAGGTCATGTTACTAAAAACATAGCAGGAATTTACGAAACCCCAAAAACTATTGAACAGGAAGGTGCTGTCTATGAACTGGTACCAGCTGAACGACAACAAAGAGCTATGGATTTCTTGAATTCCCAAGTGTTTACAACACCAGCATGGTTAATTGATTATGACATTTATAATCGCATCGGACAGAACCCAATCGATCGGATTGGCGCTGTCCAGCAAAATGTTGTCAACCGTCTCCTATCAGCACGAACACTCGACAAATTAATCAAAGCTGAAATGCAGGATCAGAACGCTTTTGGTGTTTCGGAATTATTTAATGGTTTAGAAAAGGGGATATGGACAGACTTGAAAAATTCAGATATTTACAGAAGAAACCTGCAAAAAGCCTACGTATCGAATCTGATCGATTTGCTTTCACCACCAAAAGAGAGAATAAGTAATTTTGGAAGCGTAAACCTCGACCCTACTGAATCTGATATTACAAGTGTCGCCAGAGGGCACCTCGCAGACCTACAGCGAAAAATCAAATCTGCTGCATCTGGCAAGAGTATTTCGGCATACCATTTTAGAGACTTGGAGAAACGAATCACGTCAGCATTAGAGCCCAAAGGTTAG
- the pyrH gene encoding UMP kinase, whose translation MNYKRILLKLSGEALMGEKNYGIDIDRVAQYAKDIKQVHDEGVEIAIVIGGGNIYRGLSAEKSGMDRVQADYMGMLATVINSMALQDALEKVEIKTRLLTAIKMEQICEPFIRRRAVRHLEKGRVVIFGAGTGNPYFTTDTAASLRAIEINADVVLKGTRVDGIYTADPLKDPTATRFDQLSFQDVYDRGLNVMDMTAFTLCQENKLPIIVFDMNKAGNLMKLTKGEHIGTLVR comes from the coding sequence ATGAATTACAAACGCATTTTACTAAAGCTTAGCGGAGAAGCCCTTATGGGTGAAAAAAACTACGGGATAGATATCGATCGGGTAGCCCAATATGCAAAAGATATTAAACAAGTGCACGATGAAGGGGTAGAAATTGCAATTGTTATTGGAGGTGGCAATATATATCGAGGGTTAAGCGCTGAAAAATCAGGAATGGACAGGGTACAGGCAGACTATATGGGGATGCTTGCAACTGTGATCAATTCTATGGCTTTACAAGATGCGCTGGAAAAAGTTGAGATCAAAACTCGCTTGCTTACTGCTATAAAAATGGAACAGATTTGTGAGCCTTTTATCCGCAGACGGGCTGTTCGGCATCTTGAAAAGGGTAGAGTAGTGATCTTTGGTGCTGGAACAGGGAACCCTTATTTTACGACCGATACTGCTGCTTCACTCCGCGCAATTGAAATCAACGCTGATGTTGTTCTAAAGGGCACACGTGTTGATGGTATCTATACAGCTGATCCGTTAAAGGATCCGACAGCCACTCGATTTGACCAGCTTAGTTTTCAGGATGTATATGATCGTGGCTTAAACGTGATGGACATGACTGCTTTTACACTCTGTCAAGAAAATAAACTACCGATCATTGTTTTTGATATGAACAAAGCAGGAAATTTGATGAAACTGACAAAAGGTGAGCATATTGGCACCTTGGTTCGATAA
- the frr gene encoding ribosome recycling factor gives MNDLIKLQLDETAENMTKAVAFTENELTKIRAGKALPSMLDGVSVEYYGALTPLAQVSTISTPDARTLVVQPWEKTILRDIEKAIIDSNIGLNPQNDGTVIRLLIPPLTEERRRDLVKKVKDEAEKGRVSIRNLRKEANEQIRKLKNDGLSEDEMKDGEGEIQKLTDSFIQKVDKLAEVKEQDIMTV, from the coding sequence ATGAATGACCTGATAAAATTACAACTTGATGAAACGGCCGAAAATATGACCAAGGCTGTAGCTTTTACGGAAAACGAATTAACTAAAATACGTGCCGGAAAGGCATTACCGTCTATGTTGGATGGTGTATCTGTGGAATACTATGGAGCATTAACTCCGTTGGCGCAGGTTTCAACGATTTCTACACCTGATGCCAGAACGCTGGTTGTGCAGCCTTGGGAAAAAACAATACTAAGAGATATAGAAAAAGCGATTATTGATTCCAATATCGGCTTGAACCCGCAAAACGATGGAACCGTTATCCGTTTGCTTATCCCGCCTTTAACCGAGGAGCGGAGAAGAGATTTGGTAAAGAAAGTGAAAGATGAGGCAGAAAAAGGCCGTGTTTCTATACGAAATCTTCGGAAGGAGGCCAACGAGCAGATTCGCAAGCTGAAAAACGATGGTTTGTCCGAAGATGAAATGAAAGATGGCGAAGGGGAGATTCAAAAGCTTACCGATAGCTTCATCCAGAAAGTTGATAAACTTGCTGAGGTTAAAGAGCAAGATATTATGACCGTCTAA
- the metG gene encoding methionine--tRNA ligase, whose protein sequence is MPNAQQKKRFTITSALPYANGPLHIGHLAGAYIPADIFARFQRLKNHDVLHVCGSDEHGAAITIKAKKEGKEPQEIVDQYHSQIMESFQKFGIGFDIYHRTSAQIHHELSQEFFLTLYNKGEFIEKESEQFYDEKYKQFLADRYIVGTCPNCHHDGAYGDQCEKCGTSLNPTDLINPTSTLSGEKPVLKITKHWYLPLDKYQTFLEEWLLKGKKDILKSNVYGQCNSWLNSGLQARSMTRDLDWGVDVPLKEAKGKKLYVWLDAPIGYISASKQWALDNNKDWEKYWKIQNDPKNNAHLIHFIGKDNIVFHCIIFPAILKAHGDYILPENIPANEFLNLEGDKLSTSRNHAVWLHEYLEEFPGKEDELRYVLTSILPETSDSEFTWKDFQARVNNELVAIFGNFINRVMVLSHKYFDGVVCKGSALTDSDKQVLNELASYPSKIEKAINSYRFREALSYFMQAARLGNKYLADEEPWKLIKTDEERVKTVLNISLQIASNLAIFARPFLPFTAKKLFEMLNQAAKGWDQGGRGDLLPVGHQLGETQLLFEKITDEEVEFQLKKLAQAAASNQQANSEALAGKPAVTFDTFSAMDIRSGEIVAAEKVAKTKKLLRLTVDTGLDRRTIVSGIAEHFKAEDLIGQQVSVLLNLEPRNIKGVESQGMILMAEDSQGKLFFVAPSEKVLPGSIIR, encoded by the coding sequence ATGCCGAACGCACAACAAAAAAAAAGATTTACAATAACCTCCGCCCTGCCCTACGCTAATGGCCCTCTACATATCGGCCACCTGGCCGGGGCGTATATACCTGCAGATATCTTTGCCCGCTTTCAACGCCTTAAAAACCACGATGTTTTGCATGTTTGCGGATCAGATGAGCATGGTGCAGCAATTACAATTAAAGCAAAGAAAGAAGGTAAAGAGCCTCAAGAGATAGTTGATCAGTATCACTCGCAGATCATGGAGAGCTTCCAGAAATTCGGTATAGGCTTTGACATTTACCATCGTACATCGGCGCAAATCCACCATGAATTGTCACAAGAATTCTTTTTAACCCTTTACAATAAAGGGGAATTTATTGAAAAAGAGTCAGAGCAGTTTTATGATGAAAAATACAAGCAGTTCTTGGCTGATCGATATATCGTGGGTACCTGTCCTAATTGCCACCACGATGGAGCATACGGGGATCAGTGTGAAAAATGTGGTACATCGCTAAACCCTACAGATCTTATTAATCCAACCTCTACGTTAAGTGGCGAAAAACCAGTATTAAAAATAACAAAGCACTGGTACTTACCGCTTGATAAATATCAGACCTTTCTTGAAGAATGGTTATTAAAGGGCAAAAAGGACATTTTAAAATCAAATGTATACGGCCAATGTAATTCTTGGTTAAATTCTGGGCTGCAAGCACGATCAATGACCAGAGATCTTGACTGGGGCGTAGATGTCCCGTTAAAAGAAGCAAAAGGGAAGAAATTGTACGTTTGGCTTGATGCTCCAATTGGCTATATCTCTGCGAGTAAACAATGGGCGCTTGACAACAATAAAGATTGGGAGAAATACTGGAAAATACAAAATGATCCGAAAAACAACGCTCACCTTATCCATTTTATCGGAAAGGATAATATCGTTTTCCATTGCATCATTTTTCCGGCGATCTTAAAAGCTCACGGAGACTACATATTACCTGAAAATATTCCAGCGAATGAATTTTTGAATTTAGAGGGAGATAAACTTTCCACCTCAAGAAACCATGCTGTATGGCTACATGAATATCTAGAAGAGTTTCCGGGCAAAGAGGATGAATTACGCTACGTTTTAACGTCTATTTTACCAGAAACATCGGATAGCGAATTTACCTGGAAAGACTTTCAGGCTCGTGTTAACAATGAGCTAGTTGCTATCTTCGGCAACTTTATCAACCGCGTAATGGTATTATCGCATAAGTATTTTGACGGAGTAGTATGCAAAGGTTCAGCGTTGACGGATAGTGATAAGCAAGTGCTTAATGAACTGGCCAGTTACCCGTCTAAAATTGAGAAAGCTATCAATTCTTATCGTTTCCGCGAGGCTCTTTCATATTTTATGCAAGCAGCACGTCTCGGAAACAAGTATTTGGCGGACGAGGAACCTTGGAAGTTGATTAAAACCGATGAAGAGCGTGTCAAAACGGTTCTGAATATCAGTTTACAAATTGCATCGAACCTAGCCATATTTGCGCGTCCTTTCTTGCCTTTTACAGCAAAAAAGCTCTTCGAAATGTTGAACCAGGCTGCGAAGGGTTGGGATCAAGGTGGCCGTGGCGACCTGCTACCAGTCGGTCATCAATTAGGCGAAACACAACTTCTTTTTGAAAAAATCACGGATGAAGAAGTTGAATTTCAGTTGAAGAAACTGGCACAAGCAGCTGCATCCAATCAACAAGCCAATAGTGAAGCACTAGCAGGGAAGCCCGCGGTTACGTTCGATACGTTTTCGGCGATGGATATCAGGAGTGGCGAAATTGTAGCTGCCGAGAAAGTTGCTAAAACAAAAAAATTATTGAGACTAACAGTAGATACTGGTTTGGACAGAAGGACAATCGTTTCGGGAATCGCAGAACATTTCAAAGCTGAAGACCTTATTGGACAACAGGTTTCTGTTCTTTTGAATCTAGAACCCCGCAATATAAAAGGAGTTGAATCTCAAGGGATGATCCTAATGGCAGAAGACAGTCAAGGCAAACTATTCTTTGTAGCTCCAAGCGAAAAGGTTCTTCCCGGAAGTATCATTCGCTAA
- a CDS encoding S66 peptidase family protein → MQKKKAAIFAISTKIIQFAVSKTNNHMKVPPYLKKRDKIAIVAPAGRVNKDLSEAVKIFESWGLEVVIGESVRSSYHQFAGDDRLRINDFQRMLNDESVKAIIAARGGYGTVRIIDELDFSDFKNNPKWIVGYSDITALHGHIQAQFGIPTIHGQMPWTISDATDLSLETLRKALFGEEIDYQYSSCSTNVSGYAEGILTGGNLALLVNIAGSVSEPDYKGKVLFIEDVSEYYYSIDRMMRMLKRAGRLKDIRALIVGGFTSLKDGDPSFGFTALEIIMDVIKEYSYPVATDFPAGHIDNNQSLIFGKKVSLDIKKKNVHLKYL, encoded by the coding sequence ATGCAAAAGAAAAAAGCTGCAATATTTGCTATTTCTACAAAGATAATTCAATTTGCGGTTTCTAAAACCAATAATCATATGAAAGTACCACCTTATTTAAAAAAAAGAGATAAGATAGCCATTGTGGCTCCTGCCGGGAGAGTTAATAAGGATTTGTCTGAAGCGGTCAAAATTTTTGAGTCTTGGGGTTTGGAGGTTGTCATAGGAGAGTCTGTTCGCTCATCCTATCATCAATTTGCGGGCGATGACAGGCTGCGAATAAATGATTTTCAGCGGATGCTTAATGATGAATCCGTGAAGGCTATCATCGCTGCTAGAGGTGGGTATGGAACGGTGCGCATTATTGATGAATTGGATTTCTCAGATTTTAAAAACAATCCTAAATGGATTGTAGGGTATAGTGATATCACAGCTTTGCACGGTCACATCCAGGCACAGTTTGGCATACCAACAATTCATGGTCAAATGCCTTGGACAATTTCTGATGCTACCGATCTTTCGCTTGAAACCTTGCGCAAAGCTTTGTTCGGAGAGGAGATTGACTATCAATACAGCAGTTGTTCGACGAACGTGTCTGGGTACGCGGAAGGAATTCTGACAGGAGGCAACCTTGCTTTACTGGTAAATATTGCTGGTTCAGTTTCCGAACCCGATTACAAGGGCAAAGTTTTATTTATAGAAGATGTGTCTGAGTATTACTATTCGATTGACCGGATGATGCGCATGTTGAAGCGGGCGGGCAGACTTAAAGATATTCGTGCATTGATCGTTGGTGGGTTTACGAGTCTAAAAGACGGGGATCCGTCTTTTGGCTTTACTGCGCTGGAAATTATTATGGATGTTATTAAAGAATACTCTTATCCGGTTGCTACTGATTTCCCGGCAGGCCATATTGATAATAATCAATCGCTGATATTTGGAAAAAAAGTATCTTTGGACATTAAAAAGAAAAATGTTCATTTAAAATATTTATAA